The window TGGTGTAGCATCTAATTATTACGCTACTAAAATAAAAACCAACCTATCGTTATTTGAGAGTAATGGAATTTATTCAAAAAAAATGGTAGGTATGGCCGAAGTGCCCCAGGATGAAGTTTATTCGGGTGGTTTTGCATCTTTATTTTACCGTTCATCATACAGGAGCAGTGTGCCCGCTGTAATAACGGCCACCCGCGAAGCTACGCTTGATGCCCTAAAAGATTATTTACCTTTCTCGATATCAAATGAACGGCCATTGTATGCCGATGACGGGCAGCTCGAATCGTCGGTAATGCAAATTAAAGCGGGCAAATTTGATGTAGCTTTTAAAATTTTAAACCCGCTGATAGATGGTGCCGATGTCAAACTGGCCAGTAAAGCAGCTTATAACCTGGCAGTTGTTTACGAAGCCCAGGGCGACATTGAAGAAGCGCTTAAAACCGCCAAGCTATCCAATCAAAA is drawn from Mucilaginibacter ginsenosidivorax and contains these coding sequences:
- a CDS encoding DUF6340 family protein; amino-acid sequence: MKRFAPFFILIVVFFTSCSIPQYVTVPVNYGPKMGFSRDSTTIVVVNRYQPDSVKIRDYRRINVLKKMAVVSLQTAADQLKYLKGVHVINLVDSINYAVNTDSVKFLAAANKANYVLVLNDVTAGIYPETVYYNGVASNYYATKIKTNLSLFESNGIYSKKMVGMAEVPQDEVYSGGFASLFYRSSYRSSVPAVITATREATLDALKDYLPFSISNERPLYADDGQLESSVMQIKAGKFDVAFKILNPLIDGADVKLASKAAYNLAVVYEAQGDIEEALKTAKLSNQKHPNDYAKAIIVDLMKE